One genomic region from Mycobacterium basiliense encodes:
- a CDS encoding CHAT domain-containing protein, protein MNHSDRPTLVLRYADVGIATYASLRIVGQPSRTANWVVDEPILLAALQELIDALPEPYGSESRRDAIERALTRGPFAAPDTELTVAFILGVLLIGPPGWRLLADCVASPRPVLFISPSARLARVPWGLLAVPKSGPSREELVRARQPAITGSGRTAAQIPWQLADIAEHTDGFRLMELVDVLIAVPQNIVHAPRTPASWASRQDDPPLLVLDPRVPGQRPDSPLGSVLGRPSDRTPVARHFAELMQRRAVLPPVDNVAELFRRQDADRRWLSKQLTQNPSRILYVGHASSADGDLGHADRASLHLACAAAITGDGSAIGDHRPLTASDLIKLRPPMPPRVALLACASGGDYQFDEATGLVSAMILCGAQLVTATLWSLPTTAAYRQFTDGDADLIDPMAEVVTAVDLAHQSADSGCAVNRWQRAQMRRWRDGNVDANPLYWGALVTFAVDGAR, encoded by the coding sequence ATGAACCATTCGGACCGACCGACACTGGTCCTGCGATACGCCGATGTCGGCATCGCTACGTACGCCAGTTTGCGAATAGTCGGCCAACCATCGAGAACTGCCAACTGGGTAGTGGACGAACCGATCCTGCTGGCGGCCTTGCAAGAACTCATCGACGCATTGCCCGAGCCGTATGGCTCGGAGAGCCGGCGCGATGCCATTGAGCGTGCGCTGACCCGAGGGCCGTTCGCGGCCCCGGATACTGAGCTAACGGTCGCGTTCATCCTAGGGGTCCTGCTGATCGGTCCACCCGGATGGCGGCTGTTGGCCGACTGCGTGGCATCACCGCGCCCCGTTCTGTTCATCTCGCCCAGCGCCCGCCTTGCGCGTGTTCCCTGGGGCTTGCTCGCGGTGCCGAAATCGGGACCGAGCCGGGAAGAATTGGTGCGTGCCCGCCAGCCGGCCATTACCGGAAGCGGACGGACCGCGGCGCAAATCCCTTGGCAGCTAGCCGATATCGCAGAGCACACCGACGGTTTTCGACTGATGGAGTTGGTTGACGTGCTGATCGCGGTACCGCAGAACATCGTGCACGCACCACGCACACCGGCGAGCTGGGCCAGCAGGCAAGATGATCCTCCCCTACTTGTCTTGGATCCTCGGGTGCCGGGGCAGCGGCCCGATTCACCGCTTGGTTCGGTGTTGGGCAGGCCATCCGACCGTACCCCGGTAGCGAGGCATTTCGCGGAACTGATGCAACGCCGCGCCGTGCTCCCCCCGGTGGATAACGTGGCAGAGCTGTTCCGCCGTCAAGACGCCGACCGCCGGTGGCTATCGAAGCAGTTGACGCAGAACCCGAGTCGAATATTGTACGTCGGCCACGCGAGTTCGGCGGATGGCGATCTGGGTCACGCCGACCGCGCGTCGCTGCACCTGGCCTGTGCGGCAGCGATCACCGGAGACGGCTCCGCCATTGGCGACCACCGGCCGCTTACCGCGTCGGATCTGATCAAGCTGCGGCCGCCGATGCCGCCACGAGTGGCGCTGCTGGCGTGTGCGTCCGGAGGTGACTACCAATTCGACGAAGCCACCGGTCTGGTTTCTGCGATGATTCTGTGCGGCGCTCAACTGGTGACCGCCACGCTGTGGTCACTTCCTACCACGGCAGCCTATCGACAATTCACCGACGGCGATGCCGATCTGATCGATCCGATGGCCGAGGTGGTCACCGCGGTTGACCTCGCTCACCAATCCGCGGATTCCGGATGCGCGGTAAATCGCTGGCAGCGTGCACAAATGCGGCGCTGGCGAGACGGAAACGTTGACGCCAACCCGCTGTATTGGGGCGCC